A region of Mycolicibacterium brumae DNA encodes the following proteins:
- a CDS encoding hydroxyacid-oxoacid transhydrogenase gives MSCCHIEGGDTAFTVDASRITFGRGCVAELGPRARSHGMNRVALFTDRRVADLPLFAAARESLLAAGLDVVVYDDVHVEPTDESFRAAIEFAGQARADGYVSIGGGSVIDTAKAANLYISHPADFLDYVNAPVGNGKPVPGPLAPHIACPTTSGTGSEVTGIAVFDLLSMAAKTGIASPALRPTEALIDPAATDTLPAQVVACSGLDVLSHALESYTARPYTARPVASPPHARPMSQGANPWSDFGSREAMRLLGLYLRRAVADSADAEAREQTMWAATLAGIAFGNAGVHIPHAMAYAVAGQVRDFAPAGYPEGEPMVPHGMAVIVNAPAVFRTTAAVDPQRHLDAARLLSGNPALDAAPAEAGEALAGELISVIRAVGMPNGLGELGYAENDCAALVDGTWRQQRLLQNAPTPVSREDLAELFSAAQGYW, from the coding sequence ATGAGCTGCTGCCACATCGAGGGCGGGGACACCGCGTTCACCGTCGACGCCTCGCGGATCACCTTCGGCCGAGGCTGCGTCGCCGAACTGGGGCCCCGGGCCCGCTCGCACGGCATGAACCGGGTGGCGCTGTTCACCGACCGGCGGGTGGCCGATCTGCCGTTGTTCGCCGCGGCCCGCGAGTCGCTGCTGGCCGCCGGGCTGGACGTCGTCGTCTACGACGACGTGCACGTCGAACCCACCGACGAGTCGTTCCGGGCCGCCATTGAGTTCGCCGGCCAGGCGCGCGCCGACGGGTACGTCTCGATCGGTGGCGGCTCGGTGATCGACACCGCCAAGGCCGCCAACCTCTACATCAGCCACCCGGCGGACTTCCTCGACTACGTCAACGCCCCGGTCGGGAACGGCAAGCCGGTGCCCGGGCCGCTGGCCCCGCACATTGCCTGCCCGACGACGTCGGGGACCGGCAGCGAGGTCACCGGCATCGCGGTGTTCGACCTGCTGTCGATGGCGGCCAAGACCGGGATTGCCTCCCCGGCGCTTCGCCCCACCGAGGCGCTGATCGACCCGGCCGCCACCGACACGCTGCCCGCGCAGGTGGTGGCCTGCAGCGGCCTGGACGTGCTGTCGCACGCGCTGGAGTCCTACACCGCCCGGCCGTATACGGCTCGCCCGGTCGCCTCGCCGCCGCACGCTCGCCCGATGAGCCAGGGCGCGAACCCGTGGAGCGACTTCGGCAGCCGGGAGGCGATGCGACTGCTCGGGCTGTACCTGCGGCGCGCGGTCGCCGACAGCGCCGACGCGGAGGCCCGCGAGCAGACCATGTGGGCGGCCACGCTGGCCGGGATCGCGTTCGGCAACGCCGGTGTGCACATTCCGCACGCGATGGCCTACGCGGTGGCCGGCCAGGTGCGCGACTTCGCGCCCGCGGGCTACCCGGAGGGGGAGCCGATGGTGCCGCACGGGATGGCGGTGATCGTCAACGCGCCGGCCGTTTTTCGCACCACCGCGGCCGTCGATCCGCAGCGCCACCTCGACGCCGCCCGGCTGCTGTCCGGGAACCCGGCACTGGACGCGGCGCCCGCGGAGGCCGGTGAGGCGCTGGCCGGCGAGCTGATCTCCGTCATCCGGGCGGTCGGCATGCCCAACGGGCTCGGCGAGCTCGGCTATGCCGAAAACGACTGCGCCGCACTGGTGGACGGCACCTGGCGGCAGCAACGTCTGCTGCAGAACGCCCCGACACCGGTGTCGCGGGAGGATCTGGCCGAATTGTTCTCCGCCGCACAGGGATATTGGTGA
- a CDS encoding D-arabinono-1,4-lactone oxidase, with translation MTDDSPAWRNWSGRLSAEAARVARPSSTDEVAEAITSAAADGLRVKAAGSGHSFSEIASPAGAVSLRLDRMDRVLEVDADTGRVRVQGGIPLHQLNPELQRHGLAMANLGDIDRQTITGATATGTHGTGARFGSLSTQIAGLTIVAADGTVKNCSAQENPELFTAARVGLGALGVVTEVTLQCVPAFPLHSREVSLPLERLLDELDGLVASNDHFEFFWFPHTRTAITRRWNQMPADTALRPVSDRRKALGEAFETVAGNALFTLASALPQLTPTITRGVSQLFAGPEQIDVSHKVFASRRDIRFNEGEYGVPRDNIVAVLREIVDWIRTSDEKVTFPLEVRFVAPDDIPLSPSYQRPSAYVAFHQYHRMGYRRFFDGMEDILGAAAGRPHWGKMHRLDAAALRPRYPRFDEFVALRDQLDPTGVFANAYLDRVIGVAPHASPVEERQR, from the coding sequence ATGACCGACGATTCACCTGCCTGGCGGAACTGGAGCGGCCGGCTCAGCGCCGAGGCGGCGCGGGTGGCGCGCCCGTCGAGCACCGACGAGGTCGCCGAGGCCATCACGAGCGCCGCCGCCGACGGACTGCGCGTCAAGGCGGCGGGGTCCGGCCACTCGTTCAGCGAGATCGCCTCACCGGCCGGGGCGGTGTCGCTGCGGCTGGACCGGATGGACCGGGTGCTCGAGGTGGACGCTGACACCGGACGGGTCAGGGTGCAGGGTGGTATCCCGCTGCACCAGCTCAATCCGGAACTGCAGCGCCACGGCCTGGCCATGGCGAACCTCGGCGATATCGACCGGCAGACCATCACCGGCGCCACCGCCACCGGAACCCATGGCACCGGCGCGCGGTTCGGCAGCCTGTCCACCCAGATCGCCGGCCTGACCATCGTGGCGGCCGACGGCACGGTGAAAAACTGCTCCGCGCAAGAGAACCCGGAGTTGTTCACCGCCGCCCGGGTGGGCCTGGGCGCGCTCGGCGTCGTCACCGAGGTCACCCTGCAATGCGTGCCGGCCTTCCCGCTGCACTCCCGCGAGGTTTCGCTCCCGCTGGAGCGGTTGCTCGACGAACTCGACGGGCTCGTCGCGAGCAACGACCACTTCGAGTTCTTCTGGTTCCCGCACACCCGCACCGCGATCACCCGGCGCTGGAACCAAATGCCAGCCGACACCGCGCTGCGCCCGGTGAGCGACCGCCGTAAGGCACTGGGCGAAGCGTTCGAAACCGTCGCCGGCAACGCGCTGTTCACGCTGGCCTCGGCGCTGCCGCAGTTGACCCCGACCATCACGCGGGGAGTCTCGCAGTTGTTCGCCGGGCCGGAACAGATCGACGTGTCGCACAAGGTGTTCGCGTCCCGGCGCGACATCCGCTTCAACGAGGGCGAGTACGGCGTGCCGCGCGACAACATCGTGGCGGTGCTGCGCGAGATCGTGGATTGGATCCGGACCTCCGACGAGAAGGTGACCTTCCCGCTGGAGGTCCGCTTCGTCGCGCCCGACGACATCCCATTGTCTCCGAGCTATCAGCGGCCCAGCGCCTACGTGGCTTTCCACCAATACCACCGGATGGGTTACCGACGGTTCTTCGACGGTATGGAGGACATCCTCGGCGCGGCGGCCGGGCGTCCGCACTGGGGCAAGATGCATCGCCTGGACGCCGCCGCGCTGCGGCCCCGCTACCCACGCTTCGACGAATTCGTCGCGCTGCGTGACCAACTCGACCCGACCGGCGTGTTCGCGAACGCCTACCTGGACCGGGTGATCGGCGTCGCCCCGCACGCCTCGCCGGTCGAGGAGAGACAGCGATGA
- a CDS encoding amino acid deaminase/aldolase → MSTDAARFDAFERATAGLEPPLGVIDLAALRANAADMVRRAGGKPIRLASKSIRARAILRMVHEMPGFAGVLAFTLPEAHWLATEFDDVLVAYPSTDRDALRALARDEQAAARITVMIDSAEHLDFITAAVGAGGHPVRICLDIDASLRVGARVHLGMRRSPLHSVVQVRALARRTADTPGVRLVGLMSYEGHIAGVGDDAPGSVLRRTAIRAMQRVSIAELRRRRDAIVTAVRAIAPLEFVNGGGTGSLETTAAESAITELGAGSGLYAPTLFDTYRSFHPTPAAYFALAVDRRPAPDIATVLGGGWIASGVPGPDRAPRPVWPPGLALIGTEGAGEVQTPVRGESARGLRLGDRVWFRHTKAGELCERLDALALIDGDAVVDTIPTYRGEGKTFV, encoded by the coding sequence ATGAGCACCGATGCCGCACGGTTCGACGCCTTCGAGCGCGCCACCGCCGGACTCGAACCCCCGCTGGGGGTGATCGACCTGGCCGCGCTGCGCGCCAACGCCGCCGATATGGTCCGCCGCGCCGGGGGCAAGCCGATCCGGTTGGCCAGCAAGTCGATTCGCGCCCGCGCCATCCTGCGTATGGTCCATGAGATGCCCGGGTTCGCCGGCGTGCTGGCCTTCACGCTCCCCGAAGCGCATTGGCTGGCAACCGAATTCGACGATGTGCTGGTCGCCTACCCGAGCACGGACCGCGACGCGCTACGCGCCCTGGCCCGCGACGAACAGGCCGCCGCGCGGATCACCGTGATGATCGACAGCGCCGAGCACCTCGACTTCATCACCGCGGCCGTCGGCGCCGGCGGACACCCGGTGCGGATCTGCCTGGACATCGACGCCTCGCTGCGGGTCGGCGCCCGGGTGCACCTGGGCATGCGCCGGTCCCCGCTGCACAGCGTCGTGCAGGTCCGGGCGCTGGCCCGGCGGACAGCCGACACCCCCGGGGTGCGGCTGGTCGGCCTGATGTCCTATGAGGGCCACATCGCCGGCGTCGGGGACGACGCGCCCGGATCTGTGTTGCGGCGCACCGCGATCCGGGCCATGCAACGCGTCTCCATCGCCGAACTGCGCCGCCGCCGCGACGCCATCGTCACCGCGGTCCGCGCCATCGCGCCGCTGGAGTTCGTCAACGGCGGTGGCACCGGCAGCCTGGAGACCACGGCCGCGGAGTCCGCGATCACCGAGCTGGGCGCCGGCTCCGGCCTGTATGCGCCGACGCTGTTCGACACCTACCGGTCCTTCCACCCGACACCGGCCGCCTACTTCGCGCTGGCGGTGGATCGCAGGCCGGCGCCGGACATCGCGACCGTGCTGGGCGGCGGCTGGATAGCTTCCGGGGTGCCGGGCCCGGACCGCGCCCCGAGGCCGGTGTGGCCGCCGGGGCTGGCGCTGATCGGGACCGAGGGCGCGGGGGAGGTGCAGACCCCGGTGCGGGGGGAGTCGGCGCGCGGACTGCGGCTCGGCGACCGGGTCTGGTTCCGGCACACCAAGGCCGGCGAACTGTGTGAGCGCCTCGACGCGCTGGCGCTGATCGACGGTGACGCCGTCGTCGACACCATCCCCACCTACCGCGGTGAGGGTAAGACCTTCGTCTAG
- a CDS encoding carbohydrate kinase family protein encodes MSDRVLSLGEALIDVVIRPDSAVEHVGGSLLNVAVGLAALGRKASLCAYWGDDDHGRMLSDWTRRAGVTLTPGTESAPKSPVAYAHLDEVGHATYEFAMTWAVPEPPDLTQFGHLHTGSIAATLEPGGAEVLELTRRMRNYGTVSYDPNVRPALMRQPEAVVDRIENMISASDVVKASDEDLEWLYPGTPVEDIMRRWVNSGPSMVVITRGPWGAYALLKSNRDMLHLDQLRVEVADSVGAGDSFMAGMISGLLDAGLLGSLEARGRLAAAGWSAVQPALHRAVITSAITVSNHGAYAPTIDEVNAMHAADPQLL; translated from the coding sequence ATGAGCGACCGGGTGCTCAGCCTCGGCGAGGCGTTGATCGATGTCGTCATCCGCCCCGACTCGGCGGTGGAGCACGTCGGCGGCAGCCTGCTCAATGTCGCCGTCGGGTTGGCGGCGCTGGGCCGCAAGGCCAGCCTGTGCGCGTACTGGGGCGATGACGACCACGGCCGGATGCTCTCGGATTGGACCCGCCGCGCCGGCGTCACGCTCACCCCGGGCACCGAGTCGGCGCCGAAATCACCGGTGGCCTACGCCCATCTCGATGAGGTCGGGCACGCCACCTACGAGTTCGCGATGACCTGGGCGGTGCCGGAGCCACCGGACCTGACGCAGTTCGGCCACCTGCACACCGGCAGCATCGCCGCGACGCTAGAGCCTGGCGGCGCCGAGGTGCTGGAGTTGACCCGCCGGATGCGCAACTACGGCACCGTGTCCTACGACCCGAACGTGCGCCCGGCGCTGATGCGCCAACCCGAGGCCGTGGTGGACCGGATCGAGAACATGATCAGCGCCTCCGATGTGGTGAAGGCCAGCGACGAGGACCTGGAGTGGCTGTACCCGGGCACCCCGGTCGAGGACATCATGCGGCGGTGGGTGAACTCCGGGCCGTCGATGGTGGTGATCACCCGCGGGCCGTGGGGCGCGTACGCGCTGCTGAAGTCCAACCGCGACATGCTGCACCTGGATCAGCTGCGGGTCGAGGTGGCCGATTCGGTGGGCGCCGGGGACTCGTTCATGGCCGGGATGATCTCCGGGCTGCTCGACGCCGGCCTGCTCGGATCCCTGGAAGCCCGGGGGCGCCTGGCCGCCGCGGGCTGGTCGGCGGTGCAGCCCGCGCTGCATCGCGCGGTGATCACCAGCGCGATCACGGTGAGCAATCACGGCGCCTATGCGCCGACGATCGACGAGGTCAACGCCATGCACGCGGCGGACCCGCAGCTGCTCTGA
- a CDS encoding ABC transporter ATP-binding protein: MIRTLFALMDPETRRRFTGYLALSVLSVLLRAAATVLLVPLVAALFGEHPADALVWLGWLTAATLAGWLIDGVCARIGFAIGFGVLDHSQRDLADRLPTVALPWFDADNTAATRAAIASTGPELVGLVVYLLTPLVGAILLPAAIAVALLTVSVPVALAALAGVALLLAAMWASTRLSRNADKLAEQTNTELTERIIEFARTQQALRAARRVGAERSLAGAALDAQHGATVRLLAMQVPGQVLFSIATQIALIGFAGIASVLTVRGVISAPEAIALIVVLVRYLEPFTTLSELSPAIETSRATLARIQTVLDAPRLTAGTATLPDGIAAPRIELRDVSFGYGGPAVIDRLNLTLEPGTTTAIVGPSGSGKSTILALIAGLCQPESGQVLIDGVDLAEMDPDSRRAAISMVFQHSYLFDGTIAENVTVGAPAASADQVAGALRLARVDELTARLPDGVDSAVGEAGTGLSGGERQRVGIARALLKPAPVLLVDEATSALDTENEAAVVAALTADERDRTRVIVAHRLASISGADRVVFVEGGRIVEDGGVEELRTAGGRFARFWDQRRAAADWQLR; encoded by the coding sequence ATGATCCGCACCCTGTTCGCGCTGATGGACCCCGAAACCCGCCGGCGCTTCACCGGCTACCTCGCGTTGAGCGTGCTCTCGGTGCTGCTGCGCGCGGCGGCCACCGTGCTGCTGGTGCCGCTGGTGGCCGCGCTGTTCGGTGAGCATCCCGCCGACGCGCTGGTCTGGCTGGGCTGGCTGACCGCCGCGACGCTGGCCGGCTGGCTGATCGACGGCGTCTGCGCCCGGATCGGGTTCGCCATCGGCTTCGGCGTGCTCGACCACAGCCAGCGCGACCTGGCCGACCGGCTGCCCACCGTGGCGCTGCCCTGGTTCGACGCCGACAACACCGCCGCCACCCGCGCCGCGATCGCCTCCACCGGACCGGAGCTGGTCGGGCTGGTGGTGTACCTGCTGACCCCGCTGGTCGGGGCGATCCTGCTGCCGGCCGCCATCGCGGTGGCCCTGCTGACGGTGTCGGTCCCGGTGGCGCTCGCGGCGCTGGCCGGGGTGGCGCTGCTGCTGGCCGCCATGTGGGCGTCGACCCGGCTCAGCCGAAACGCCGACAAACTTGCCGAGCAGACCAACACCGAACTCACCGAGCGCATCATCGAATTCGCCCGCACCCAGCAGGCGCTGCGCGCCGCGCGCCGGGTCGGCGCCGAACGCAGCCTGGCCGGCGCCGCCCTGGACGCCCAGCACGGCGCCACGGTGCGGCTGCTGGCCATGCAGGTGCCCGGCCAGGTGCTGTTCAGCATCGCCACCCAGATCGCGCTGATCGGATTCGCCGGCATCGCCAGCGTGCTGACCGTGCGCGGCGTCATCAGCGCGCCGGAGGCCATCGCGCTGATCGTGGTGCTGGTCCGCTACCTGGAACCGTTCACCACGCTGAGCGAACTGTCCCCGGCCATCGAGACCTCGCGGGCCACCCTGGCCCGCATCCAGACGGTGCTGGACGCGCCGCGACTCACCGCGGGGACGGCCACGCTGCCCGACGGGATCGCCGCGCCGCGCATCGAGCTGCGCGACGTGTCGTTCGGTTACGGCGGCCCGGCGGTGATCGATCGGCTGAACCTCACCCTGGAACCCGGGACGACGACGGCGATCGTCGGCCCGTCCGGGTCCGGCAAGAGCACCATCCTGGCGCTGATCGCCGGCCTGTGCCAACCCGAATCCGGGCAGGTGCTGATCGACGGCGTCGACCTGGCCGAGATGGACCCGGACTCCCGGCGCGCGGCGATCAGCATGGTGTTCCAGCACTCCTACCTGTTCGACGGGACCATCGCCGAGAACGTCACCGTCGGCGCCCCGGCGGCGTCGGCCGACCAGGTGGCCGGCGCGCTGCGGCTGGCCCGCGTCGACGAGCTGACGGCCCGGCTGCCCGACGGCGTGGACAGCGCGGTCGGCGAGGCCGGGACCGGGCTCTCCGGCGGGGAGCGGCAGCGGGTCGGCATCGCCCGGGCGCTGCTCAAACCCGCGCCGGTGCTGCTGGTCGATGAGGCGACCAGCGCGCTCGACACCGAGAACGAGGCCGCCGTGGTCGCCGCGCTGACCGCCGACGAGCGCGACCGCACCCGGGTGATCGTCGCGCACCGGTTGGCCAGCATCAGCGGCGCGGACCGGGTGGTGTTCGTCGAAGGCGGCCGCATCGTCGAAGACGGCGGCGTGGAGGAATTGCGCACCGCCGGTGGACGATTCGCCCGGTTCTGGGATCAGCGCCGCGCAGCCGCGGACTGGCAGCTGCGTTAA
- a CDS encoding acyl-CoA thioesterase codes for MTTTADYRYFLPITTRWMDNDVYGHVNNVTYYSYFDTVANHYLIAEGGLDIHGSPVIGLVVESKCSYHAPVAYPDELRAGLRVDRLGNRSVTYGIAIFTSDGETAAASGYFTHVFVDRETRRATPIPDRMRAALERIRVGE; via the coding sequence ATGACGACGACTGCGGACTACCGCTACTTCCTGCCGATCACCACCCGGTGGATGGACAACGATGTCTACGGCCACGTCAACAATGTCACCTACTACAGCTACTTCGACACGGTCGCCAACCACTACCTGATCGCCGAGGGCGGGCTGGACATTCACGGTTCGCCGGTGATCGGACTGGTCGTCGAGTCCAAGTGTTCGTATCACGCGCCGGTGGCCTACCCGGACGAGTTGCGGGCCGGCCTGCGGGTGGACCGGCTGGGCAATCGATCGGTCACCTACGGCATCGCGATCTTCACCTCCGACGGTGAAACCGCCGCCGCCAGTGGATATTTCACACACGTCTTCGTCGACCGCGAAACCCGGCGGGCCACCCCCATCCCCGATCGGATGCGGGCGGCGCTGGAGCGTATCCGGGTGGGCGAATGA
- a CDS encoding ABC transporter ATP-binding protein/permease, whose protein sequence is MARGLQGALLRGFGARDHIATVTGTELLTPNFLRIRLTSPTVFNDLDAQPTAWLRFWFPDPDGSDTEFQRAYTLSEADPESGDFAIDVVLHDPAGPASLWARSAGPGDQIAVMAMGSVGFHVTEEPPAGYLLVGDAASTPAINGIIGAVPSDIPIECYLETHHDDDLLIPIAEHPRLRVHRVPRADTTSLATAVESRDWSNWYAWVGCETGSLKHLRNRLRGEFGFPKSEMHAQAYWIFGCGMGSWRVPESTDEPEQTPEVVAAPQAQGSWRAQGAGQLLAPLRTPLIVSGVLQALVTLAQLAPYVLLVELARLLLAGAEPDRLKSLGLAAIVLLGVGTTLGAALTLWLHVIDARFARDLRGRLLDKMSRLPLGWFIARGSGSVKQHVADDPLALHYLVTHAVPDAVNAVVAPVAVLVYLFVVDWRLALALLIPVIGYILLMLSMAASSGPKVLASQRWAERMSGEAAGYLDGQPVVRIFGGAAASGFRRRLDEYLEFLVDWQQPFVAKKTLMDLVTRPSTFLWLITALGTWLIVSGRMDPVDLLPFLFLGATFGARLLGIGYGISGISGGVQAARRIQNTLDETDLATRESSGADAAGGRDVVFDNVTFGYRPGVPVIRDVNLTLAPGTVTALVGPSGSGKSTLAALLARFYDVQSGAIRIGGVDIAELDADELYRRVGFVLQDPQLVRGTVAENIALADPQAGTERIMQAARDAQIHDRITALPEGYGTVLGPDAALSGGEKQRLTIARAILADTDVLILDEATAFADPESEYQVQQALNRLTADRTVLVIAHRLHTITGADNIVVLDDGAIAESGTHSELLERGGRYRALWDTGGFAHAGAASSQGETR, encoded by the coding sequence ATGGCACGCGGGCTACAGGGCGCTCTGCTGCGCGGATTCGGCGCCCGGGACCACATCGCGACGGTCACCGGGACCGAACTGCTGACACCGAATTTTCTGCGGATCCGGCTGACCAGCCCGACGGTTTTCAACGACCTCGACGCCCAGCCGACGGCCTGGCTGCGGTTCTGGTTCCCCGACCCGGACGGCTCCGACACCGAGTTTCAGCGCGCCTACACCCTCAGCGAAGCCGACCCGGAATCCGGCGACTTCGCCATCGACGTGGTGCTGCACGACCCGGCCGGACCGGCCTCGCTGTGGGCGCGTTCGGCCGGCCCCGGCGACCAGATCGCGGTGATGGCGATGGGCTCGGTCGGATTCCACGTCACCGAGGAACCGCCGGCCGGCTATCTGCTCGTCGGCGACGCGGCCTCCACCCCGGCGATCAACGGCATCATCGGCGCGGTGCCGTCGGATATCCCGATCGAGTGCTACCTGGAAACCCACCACGACGACGACCTGCTCATCCCGATCGCCGAGCACCCCCGGCTGCGGGTGCACCGCGTCCCCCGCGCGGACACCACCTCGTTGGCGACGGCCGTCGAATCCCGCGACTGGTCCAACTGGTACGCCTGGGTGGGCTGCGAGACGGGTTCGCTCAAGCATCTGCGCAACCGGCTGAGAGGCGAGTTCGGCTTCCCCAAATCCGAAATGCACGCGCAGGCCTACTGGATCTTCGGCTGCGGGATGGGCAGCTGGAGGGTGCCGGAGAGCACCGACGAACCGGAGCAGACGCCCGAGGTCGTCGCGGCGCCCCAGGCCCAGGGCAGCTGGCGCGCCCAGGGCGCCGGCCAGTTGCTGGCGCCGCTGCGCACCCCGCTGATCGTGTCCGGGGTGCTGCAGGCGCTGGTCACCCTGGCCCAGCTGGCGCCGTACGTGCTGCTGGTCGAACTGGCCCGGCTGCTGCTGGCCGGCGCGGAACCGGACCGGCTCAAGAGCCTCGGCCTGGCGGCCATTGTGCTGCTCGGCGTCGGAACGACGCTGGGCGCCGCGCTGACCCTGTGGCTGCATGTGATCGACGCCCGGTTCGCCCGCGACCTGCGCGGCCGGCTGTTGGACAAGATGTCCCGCCTGCCGCTGGGCTGGTTCATCGCCCGCGGCTCCGGCTCGGTCAAACAGCACGTCGCCGACGACCCGCTGGCGCTGCATTACCTGGTCACCCACGCGGTCCCCGACGCGGTGAACGCCGTCGTCGCGCCCGTCGCGGTCCTGGTCTACCTGTTCGTGGTGGATTGGCGGCTGGCGCTGGCGCTGCTGATCCCGGTGATCGGCTACATCCTGTTGATGCTGAGCATGGCGGCGTCCTCAGGCCCGAAGGTGCTGGCCTCGCAGCGCTGGGCGGAGCGGATGAGCGGCGAAGCGGCGGGCTATCTCGACGGCCAGCCGGTGGTCCGGATCTTCGGCGGCGCCGCGGCCTCCGGGTTCCGCCGCCGGCTCGACGAGTACCTGGAATTCCTGGTCGACTGGCAGCAGCCGTTCGTCGCCAAGAAGACGCTGATGGACCTGGTCACCCGGCCCTCGACGTTCCTGTGGCTGATCACCGCGCTGGGCACCTGGTTGATCGTCAGCGGCCGGATGGACCCGGTCGATCTGCTGCCGTTCCTGTTCCTGGGCGCCACCTTCGGCGCCCGGCTGCTCGGCATCGGCTACGGGATCAGCGGGATCAGCGGTGGCGTGCAAGCCGCCCGCCGGATCCAGAACACCCTCGATGAGACCGACCTGGCCACCCGGGAGAGCTCGGGCGCCGACGCCGCGGGCGGCCGGGACGTCGTGTTCGACAATGTCACCTTCGGCTACCGGCCCGGCGTCCCGGTCATCCGCGATGTGAACCTCACCCTGGCCCCCGGCACCGTCACCGCCCTGGTCGGGCCGTCCGGATCCGGCAAGTCCACCCTGGCCGCGTTGCTGGCCCGGTTCTACGACGTGCAGTCCGGCGCCATCCGAATCGGCGGCGTCGACATCGCCGAACTCGACGCCGACGAGCTGTACCGGCGCGTCGGGTTTGTGCTGCAGGACCCGCAGCTGGTGCGCGGCACCGTCGCCGAGAACATCGCGCTGGCCGACCCGCAGGCCGGCACCGAACGGATCATGCAGGCCGCCCGCGACGCCCAGATCCACGACCGGATCACGGCGCTGCCGGAGGGCTACGGCACCGTGCTCGGGCCGGACGCCGCGCTGTCCGGCGGCGAGAAGCAGCGGCTCACCATCGCCCGCGCCATCCTGGCCGACACCGACGTCCTGATCCTCGACGAGGCCACCGCCTTCGCCGACCCGGAATCCGAATACCAGGTGCAGCAGGCGCTGAACCGGCTCACCGCCGACCGCACCGTGCTCGTCATCGCGCACCGGTTGCACACCATCACCGGCGCGGACAACATCGTCGTCCTCGACGACGGGGCCATCGCCGAATCCGGGACGCACAGCGAACTGCTGGAGCGTGGCGGCAGGTACCGGGCGCTCTGGGACACCGGCGGTTTCGCCCACGCCGGCGCCGCGTCGTCGCAGGGAGAGACCCGATGA
- a CDS encoding sugar porter family MFS transporter: MNALVVRSAIVAAIGGLIFGFDTAVISGAEKQIQHVFGLSATMLGFTVTTALIGTIIGALIAGRPADKYGRKKMLYAIGILYVICSLGTAFAVNVEMLMLFRFIGGLGVGASSVCAPIYTAEVAPPAHRGRLVGLVQFNIVLGILVAYASNTVIRELVDSDHAWRWMLGVMLVPSVIFLLLLPTVPETPRWLAANGQWEKAAETSRRLCRSQEESDAVMTEIRESLSEAQNAASVPFFTRQHRKVIMLAVAIAFFNQMSGINAILYYAPRVMEQAGASTSSAFLMSIGVGLMNLVATMAALTVIDKIGRRKLMIVGSVGYLLSLGFLAGVMFYYEDAKGGEFTTTSSILVLGGLMLFIAAHAFGQGSVIWVFISEIFPNRIRGRGQSLGSLTHWVFAAITSFAFPPIITALGGGVAFSIFFIAMIGQLIWVLKVMPETKGVPLEEMEAKLGLAEPLPVRGVR; encoded by the coding sequence ATGAATGCCCTCGTCGTCCGCAGTGCGATCGTCGCCGCCATCGGCGGACTCATCTTCGGCTTCGACACCGCGGTGATATCCGGCGCCGAGAAACAGATCCAGCACGTCTTCGGGCTGAGCGCCACCATGCTCGGCTTCACCGTGACGACTGCGCTGATCGGCACCATCATCGGCGCGCTGATCGCCGGGCGGCCCGCCGACAAGTACGGCCGCAAGAAGATGCTGTACGCGATCGGCATTCTGTACGTGATCTGCTCGCTGGGAACGGCTTTCGCCGTCAACGTCGAGATGCTGATGCTGTTCCGGTTCATCGGCGGCCTGGGCGTCGGCGCGTCCAGCGTCTGCGCCCCGATCTACACCGCCGAGGTGGCGCCGCCCGCGCATCGCGGCCGGTTGGTCGGCCTGGTCCAGTTCAACATCGTGCTCGGCATCCTGGTCGCCTACGCGTCCAACACCGTCATCCGCGAACTGGTCGACAGCGACCACGCCTGGCGCTGGATGCTCGGCGTGATGCTGGTGCCGTCGGTGATCTTCCTGCTGCTGCTGCCGACGGTGCCGGAGACTCCGCGCTGGCTCGCCGCCAACGGCCAGTGGGAGAAGGCCGCCGAAACCAGCCGCCGGCTGTGCCGCAGCCAGGAAGAGTCCGACGCGGTGATGACCGAGATCCGGGAGTCACTGTCGGAGGCGCAGAACGCGGCCTCGGTGCCGTTCTTCACCCGCCAGCACCGCAAGGTCATCATGCTGGCTGTCGCCATCGCGTTCTTCAACCAGATGTCCGGCATCAACGCGATCCTGTACTACGCGCCGCGGGTCATGGAGCAGGCCGGCGCGAGCACCAGCTCGGCGTTCTTGATGAGCATCGGCGTGGGTCTGATGAACCTGGTCGCAACCATGGCCGCGCTGACCGTCATCGACAAGATCGGCCGACGAAAACTCATGATCGTCGGCTCGGTGGGCTATCTGCTCTCGCTCGGCTTCCTGGCCGGGGTGATGTTCTACTACGAGGACGCCAAGGGCGGCGAGTTCACCACCACCTCGTCGATTCTGGTGCTGGGCGGTCTGATGTTGTTCATCGCCGCGCACGCCTTCGGTCAGGGCTCGGTGATCTGGGTGTTCATCTCCGAGATCTTCCCGAACCGGATCCGCGGCCGCGGCCAGTCGCTCGGCAGCCTGACGCACTGGGTGTTCGCCGCGATCACCTCGTTCGCGTTCCCGCCGATCATCACCGCGCTCGGCGGCGGGGTGGCGTTCAGCATCTTCTTCATCGCCATGATCGGCCAGCTGATCTGGGTGCTAAAGGTCATGCCGGAAACCAAGGGCGTGCCGCTTGAGGAGATGGAGGCCAAACTCGGCCTCGCCGAACCCCTTCCGGTGCGAGGAGTGCGCTGA